The Sesamum indicum cultivar Zhongzhi No. 13 linkage group LG6, S_indicum_v1.0, whole genome shotgun sequence genomic interval CGAGGAGCGCCAAAAACTTGATGATCAGGGGTTTACATGTGTGAAATAATTGTGGCCCATGACCAAATTAAAGGGAGGCCCATAACTAAGAACGGAATCAAAATTGCTACCATCCTAagttatgaaactaaaattgcatttttccctgaAACTATTGTTTCTTActccaaaaagaaagaagaattgGCATTGAAAAATCAGTTTAAAACTAGAAAAGGGAAGAGTCTGACCATGGATTGTCTCCGAGGAGGGAGATGTCTGGTATTCCAGCAAGAGATGAGAGAAGATCTCCGGCTGCTTCCGGCGTAGCATTCCTCACTACCGAACACCTGCAATTctccaaacacacacacacacaatcacATACATTTGTATATGTATTTGCGTAGAAGAATTAGGGTTGTGAATTTGTACTTGTATGATGATGGGCTGTTTACTGATCTTCTCAGAGCCGAAGATCTTTGCAAATAACTACTCCGGCGAAGAACGGAGCAGTGCCCTTCACTGTGGAGAGTCAATGGGGGTGAATATTTGAGATCAGTACTGCGGGAATTGGTGGTGGTGTTGAGAAGAAGGGTGGTGCCAATACAGGAAGAAGGGGCGGCGGCGGCCATGGATTCTGCTCCGATAGATAAAGAGTTAATAATGTTGGGAGCTGTGAGTTTTGTAAGAAATGGAGGAGAGGGAGATCTGTGAGAGAGTTGACGGAGGCCATGTGATGGTAAAGTCTGTAAAACTATAATAGTTTAAGCAAGTTCTTCAATTTAATAAGggttttaatgcaatttatgaCTCATATggtaaattagtaaattattttttataaaaatacagagataaattgcttcatctataataatataaaatgagaaGTCCCTCCACAGTCATAAACGACGATTAATGATACAACtgcattaatttttcatatagtCAAAATTACACTTCATGGTAGAATAGccaaattattcaatttttcaaaatttacattaattgatgatgatgattattattattattatttattaatgtaatatagcgatttatgtattttactttatttataatatattttaaagcatgaaaaaaattttatcatatgcACGTAGGAACAACGTGCTATAATagctaattttaaaaaataaaaaagggtaaattgttatattttaaaaaatacaaaaaaaataaattgctaaaaaaattacaataatttactgCATT includes:
- the LOC105164188 gene encoding uncharacterized protein LOC105164188 translates to MAAAAPSSCIGTTLLLNTTTNSRSTDLKYSPPLTLHSEGHCSVLRRSSYLQRSSALRRSVNSPSSYKCSVVRNATPEAAGDLLSSLAGIPDISLLGDNPWLAGAGAAGLSAAVPLTVQRLLKLRKWVNTAVEPVEVVAEVPPQPAQKVEELMEKVKELDEKLEALLNKHSNSTNISVNINCFGNSERLQ